Proteins found in one Amycolatopsis umgeniensis genomic segment:
- a CDS encoding DUF72 domain-containing protein, producing MIDVAEIRIGTSGWRYPPWRGDFYPRGLVQRRELEYLSGRMNSAEINGSFYSLQRPERYRAWAAQTPDDFVFAVKGGRFITHLKQLRDVETPLANFFASGVLALGRKLGPFLWQLPPRLAFDAERVERFFELLPRTSHAAAELASEHDDKLKAEPHTDAKPRRKLRHAVEVRHPSFAEPESLALFRKHGIALVVADTAGEFPFVDEMTSEDFAYVRLHGDEELYVSGYGEKALRRWARKIEGWDRDTYVYFDNDVKAEAPKNAIALAKLLA from the coding sequence GTGATCGACGTCGCCGAGATCAGGATCGGCACTTCGGGCTGGCGCTACCCACCCTGGCGCGGGGACTTCTACCCTCGCGGCCTGGTGCAGCGGCGTGAGCTGGAGTACCTGTCCGGCCGGATGAACTCGGCCGAGATCAACGGCTCGTTCTACTCCCTGCAGCGTCCCGAGCGGTACCGCGCGTGGGCCGCGCAGACACCGGACGACTTCGTCTTCGCCGTCAAGGGCGGCCGGTTCATCACACATCTGAAGCAGCTGCGTGACGTCGAGACGCCGCTGGCGAACTTCTTCGCCTCCGGAGTGCTGGCGCTCGGCCGGAAACTAGGGCCGTTCCTCTGGCAACTGCCACCGCGGCTGGCGTTCGACGCCGAGCGCGTCGAGAGGTTCTTCGAGCTGTTGCCGCGCACCAGTCACGCCGCCGCCGAGCTCGCGAGCGAACACGACGACAAGCTGAAGGCCGAACCGCACACCGACGCGAAGCCTCGCCGGAAGCTCAGGCACGCCGTCGAAGTACGGCATCCGAGCTTCGCCGAGCCCGAGAGTCTCGCGCTGTTCCGGAAGCACGGCATCGCGCTCGTGGTCGCCGACACCGCAGGCGAGTTCCCGTTCGTCGACGAGATGACGAGTGAGGATTTCGCGTACGTCCGCCTGCACGGCGATGAGGAGCTGTACGTCAGCGGGTACGGCGAAAAGGCGCTCCGACGATGGGCTCGCAAGATCGAGGGCTGGGATCGCGACACGTACGTCTACTTCGACAACGACGTGAAGGCCGAGGCGCCGAAGAACGCGATCGCCCTCGCGAAACTCCTGGCGTGA
- a CDS encoding DUF4253 domain-containing protein, with the protein MTIAPFRPGTPPVQTLPPGRWHGRIWVSDLPLTRPERYTGCVAEFDRSGLWPVLIPHDQRFAANGEDWIDDRGRLAPADHRISSVDPAEVLARWWDTSCCDGACLRPFGAKFPGLARRPSRRADPLAEAGNTGSILAARGPHRLGLVQTDRPADIPAILGWTGMIKATDQVHELSAVLRSWEDRFGATLTVLGFDSMELSVAAPPRTQGRALTVAAEHRSFCLPAFAGQPGNLREFASSLVQTRRWQFSWA; encoded by the coding sequence ATGACGATCGCACCGTTCCGTCCGGGTACGCCGCCCGTCCAGACCCTGCCGCCCGGCCGGTGGCACGGCCGGATCTGGGTCTCGGACCTGCCCTTGACCAGGCCGGAGCGCTACACCGGCTGTGTCGCCGAGTTCGACCGGTCCGGGTTGTGGCCGGTGCTGATCCCGCACGACCAGCGGTTCGCGGCCAACGGCGAGGACTGGATCGACGATCGTGGCAGGCTCGCCCCCGCCGACCACCGGATCTCCTCGGTGGATCCGGCCGAGGTGCTGGCCCGCTGGTGGGACACGTCGTGCTGCGACGGTGCCTGCCTGCGTCCGTTCGGCGCGAAGTTCCCCGGCCTCGCCCGTCGCCCGTCGCGCCGGGCGGATCCGCTGGCCGAGGCGGGTAACACCGGGTCGATCCTGGCCGCGCGCGGGCCGCACCGGCTCGGGCTGGTGCAGACGGACCGGCCCGCCGACATCCCGGCGATCCTCGGCTGGACGGGCATGATCAAGGCGACCGATCAGGTCCACGAGCTGTCCGCGGTCCTGCGCAGCTGGGAAGACCGCTTCGGCGCGACGCTGACCGTGCTGGGCTTCGACTCGATGGAGCTGTCGGTGGCCGCGCCGCCGCGCACCCAGGGCCGCGCGCTCACGGTCGCTGCCGAGCATCGCTCGTTCTGCCTGCCCGCGTTCGCCGGTCAGCCGGGCAATCTGCGCGAGTTCGCCTCCAGCCTGGTCCAGACCCGCCGGTGGCAGTTCTCGTGGGCCTGA